The following coding sequences are from one Aliarcobacter skirrowii CCUG 10374 window:
- a CDS encoding metallophosphoesterase, which yields MIFLTFIITLFHDLISIGFKKSKLSTKRRNFFKKTLDIGATSLILATNLKAMDNARNIELEVVDVKIKNLKKPYKIVQISDIHIGGLIDKDFIKDLVAKINILTPDIVVITGDLVDTKLKFAKAALDELKNINTVYGTYFIVGNHEYFHGVKPIIDYVNSLGIKTLENENVYIGEENQGFYLAGVYDRFGFRYGSYIPDINKALENCENHPTVLLAHQPKYINSLEDTQNIDLILCGHTHGGQIFPFNFLVKLEQPYVKGLNTHNEYTQVYVNKGTGFWGPPMRLGASSEITILNLIG from the coding sequence GTGATATTTCTAACATTTATTATCACTTTATTTCATGACCTCATCTCAATTGGTTTCAAAAAATCAAAACTATCAACAAAAAGACGAAACTTTTTCAAAAAAACACTTGATATTGGTGCAACATCACTTATTTTGGCGACAAATCTAAAAGCCATGGATAATGCTAGAAATATTGAGTTAGAAGTTGTAGATGTAAAGATTAAAAATCTAAAAAAACCATATAAAATAGTTCAAATAAGCGATATACATATTGGTGGATTGATTGATAAAGATTTTATAAAAGATTTAGTAGCAAAGATAAATATTTTAACACCCGATATTGTTGTAATAACTGGTGACTTAGTGGATACCAAACTAAAGTTTGCAAAAGCTGCTTTAGATGAGTTAAAAAATATAAATACAGTTTATGGAACATACTTTATAGTTGGAAATCATGAGTATTTTCATGGAGTTAAACCAATAATTGATTATGTAAACTCTTTAGGAATAAAAACTTTAGAGAATGAAAATGTCTATATTGGAGAAGAAAATCAAGGTTTTTATTTAGCTGGAGTTTATGATAGATTTGGTTTTAGATATGGCTCATATATTCCAGATATAAACAAAGCTTTAGAAAATTGCGAAAACCATCCAACAGTTCTTTTAGCTCATCAACCAAAATATATAAACTCTTTGGAAGATACACAAAATATTGATTTGATTTTATGTGGACACACTCACGGTGGTCAGATTTTTCCATTTAATTTTTTAGTAAAACTTGAACAACCTTATGTAAAAGGTTTAAATACTCACAATGAGTACACGCAAGTTTATGTAAATAAAGGAACTGGATTTTGGGGACCACCAATGAGATTGGGGGCTAGCAGCGAGATAACTATCCTTAATCTTATAGGATAG
- a CDS encoding hemerythrin family protein, with amino-acid sequence MLIDKNSLPLVDEDFMNNTHFEDVDLINKIYEDVLVYEKNNSNDNLQNLKKSYLSWINHTVNHFKTEEDEMQKRGFFAYPFHKGEHDKNIKEIKEVWEDFYQNKDIKSLKNYIEYDLVNWLINHIKSMDTVTARFFKTGMSPCSMM; translated from the coding sequence ATGCTAATAGATAAAAATAGTCTGCCTTTGGTTGATGAAGATTTTATGAATAATACACATTTTGAAGATGTAGATTTGATAAATAAAATCTATGAAGATGTTTTAGTGTATGAAAAAAACAACTCAAATGATAATTTACAGAATCTAAAAAAATCGTATTTATCTTGGATAAACCATACAGTTAATCACTTTAAAACAGAAGAGGATGAGATGCAAAAAAGAGGTTTTTTTGCTTACCCTTTTCACAAAGGTGAACATGATAAAAATATAAAAGAGATAAAAGAGGTTTGGGAAGATTTCTATCAAAACAAAGATATAAAAAGTTTAAAAAACTATATTGAATATGATTTAGTAAATTGGCTTATAAATCATATAAAATCAATGGACACTGTAACAGCAAGATTTTTTAAAACAGGAATGAGTCCATGTTCAATGATGTAA
- a CDS encoding saccharopine dehydrogenase C-terminal domain-containing protein has protein sequence MRVVFFGLGAVSSVMATLFDELSNKSENSFVDFLFIVRDKRRAKKHLFKNSKLLNKSDFLEVSNFEEIFSNPEKYKKELKNFDIFINSSTPSYNLNIMKLAIEFNTNYADLASDIYKNEVINSLKFEQQSLEDELKSKNLFALINLGISPGITNFLIGEKIDSLSSLPHNIKITKIEINLLEEIQSKKLIFSWSPKVAIDELTFSPIFFKNNKIKQLAPFAKSKPYKFPYFRNIVDVYPVFQEELISLKQSFPNIKNIRLNIGGNELELMKSLYQLNLFSNTYCFEDKEEKISINKIIKNIIPKMKSPEVIEDYIKKKTIKYAEFSAIADIYLEIKTKDDKKIKSIESIGLSFSKYTELINSPFSGSTYISYATGVAAGILIFYSLLNKKYLKGVVLSENLPKIFGGFTNDIIKRELNNYKINLISQIK, from the coding sequence ATGAGAGTAGTTTTTTTTGGTTTAGGTGCGGTTTCAAGTGTTATGGCAACACTTTTTGATGAACTTTCAAATAAAAGTGAAAATAGTTTTGTAGATTTTTTATTTATAGTGCGAGACAAAAGAAGAGCAAAAAAACATCTATTTAAAAATAGCAAGCTTTTAAATAAATCAGATTTTTTAGAAGTATCAAACTTTGAAGAGATTTTTTCAAATCCAGAAAAATATAAAAAAGAGTTAAAAAATTTTGATATCTTTATAAATAGCTCAACTCCTTCTTATAATTTAAATATTATGAAACTTGCAATTGAGTTTAATACAAACTATGCTGATTTGGCAAGTGATATTTACAAAAATGAAGTTATAAACTCTTTAAAATTTGAGCAACAATCACTTGAAGATGAGTTAAAAAGTAAAAATCTATTTGCACTTATAAACCTAGGAATATCTCCTGGAATAACAAATTTTTTAATAGGCGAAAAAATTGACTCTTTGTCATCTTTACCACACAATATAAAAATCACAAAAATAGAGATAAATCTGCTAGAAGAGATACAATCAAAAAAACTAATCTTTTCATGGTCACCAAAAGTTGCTATTGATGAACTTACATTCTCACCAATATTTTTTAAAAACAATAAAATAAAACAGCTCGCACCATTTGCAAAATCAAAACCATATAAGTTTCCATATTTTAGAAATATTGTAGATGTTTATCCAGTATTTCAAGAGGAGCTTATATCTTTAAAACAAAGTTTTCCTAATATAAAAAATATTAGATTAAATATTGGTGGAAATGAGCTTGAACTTATGAAAAGTCTATACCAACTAAACCTTTTCTCAAATACATATTGCTTTGAAGACAAAGAGGAAAAAATATCAATAAATAAGATAATCAAAAACATAATTCCAAAGATGAAAAGTCCTGAAGTAATAGAGGATTATATAAAAAAGAAGACTATAAAATATGCAGAGTTTAGTGCAATAGCTGATATATATTTAGAGATAAAAACAAAAGATGATAAAAAAATAAAAAGTATAGAATCAATTGGTCTATCTTTTAGTAAATATACAGAGCTTATAAATAGCCCTTTTTCTGGCTCTACATATATTTCATATGCTACAGGAGTTGCAGCTGGAATTTTAATCTTCTATTCACTTTTAAACAAAAAATATCTAAAAGGTGTAGTTTTAAGTGAAAATCTTCCAAAAATATTTGGTGGTTTTACAAATGATATTATTAAAAGAGAGCTAAACAACTATAAAATCAATCTAATAAGTCAAATTAAATAA
- a CDS encoding aminotransferase class V-fold PLP-dependent enzyme gives MQKDIFRPFLNENVDILNYLRYNTIGKNKEKYFDFTASGLGFRPIENRIHEVLEYYANTHSKESTNAKITTKYYEGAKQSLRNSLALDDDFVVLPSGFGATAAIKKLQEILGVYIPPKTKERLKQKGLKDIKKSMPLVIVGPYEHHSNEISFRESLALTKRVKLTSEGLIDLKHLEKILEKNKNREIIGSFTIASNVTGIITCYKKVSKLLRKYNATVCFDAAASSSYMNIPCKYYDALYLSPHKLLGGVGSCGILIVKKSLVDTKLPPTFCGGGTVKYVNKSIQIYEDDIETREDAGTPPITQLIRAALAYQLRNEIGLEFIKNKKEELLSYLLKELEGIDDLLIYGVKDAPNIGIVSFNIKDFNPYLLCENLANKKNFQTRAGCSCAGPYGHDLLGLKKVSMKNRPGWLRVGVHFTQTKDEIKALVDEIKKFLK, from the coding sequence ATGCAAAAAGATATTTTTAGACCATTTTTAAATGAAAATGTAGATATTTTAAACTATTTAAGATACAACACAATTGGAAAAAACAAAGAGAAATACTTTGATTTTACAGCCTCAGGTTTAGGTTTTAGACCAATAGAGAATCGAATACATGAAGTTTTAGAATACTACGCAAATACTCACTCAAAAGAGAGTACAAATGCAAAAATTACTACAAAATATTATGAAGGTGCAAAACAAAGCCTTAGAAACTCTTTAGCTCTTGATGATGATTTTGTAGTTTTACCAAGTGGTTTTGGAGCAACAGCAGCTATAAAAAAACTTCAAGAGATTTTAGGAGTTTATATTCCACCAAAAACTAAAGAGAGGTTAAAACAAAAAGGATTAAAAGATATTAAAAAATCTATGCCTTTGGTAATTGTAGGACCTTATGAACACCACTCAAATGAGATATCATTTAGAGAATCACTAGCTCTTACAAAGAGAGTAAAACTTACAAGTGAAGGATTAATTGATTTAAAACACCTTGAAAAGATACTTGAAAAAAATAAAAATAGAGAGATTATTGGTTCTTTTACAATTGCTTCAAATGTTACAGGAATAATTACTTGCTATAAAAAAGTTTCAAAGTTATTGCGAAAATATAATGCGACTGTATGTTTTGATGCAGCAGCTTCAAGCTCTTATATGAATATTCCTTGCAAATATTATGATGCACTCTATTTATCACCGCATAAACTTTTGGGTGGAGTTGGATCTTGTGGTATTTTAATTGTAAAAAAATCTTTAGTAGATACAAAACTTCCACCAACATTTTGTGGTGGTGGAACTGTAAAATATGTGAATAAATCTATTCAAATATATGAAGATGATATAGAGACTAGAGAAGATGCAGGAACACCACCTATTACTCAACTAATAAGAGCAGCTTTAGCTTATCAACTTAGAAATGAGATTGGATTAGAGTTTATAAAAAACAAAAAAGAGGAGCTTTTAAGCTATTTGTTAAAAGAGCTTGAGGGTATTGATGATTTATTAATTTATGGTGTAAAAGATGCCCCAAATATTGGTATTGTATCTTTTAATATAAAAGATTTTAATCCTTATTTACTTTGTGAAAATCTTGCAAATAAAAAGAACTTCCAAACAAGAGCTGGCTGTTCTTGTGCTGGACCTTATGGACATGATTTACTGGGACTTAAAAAAGTATCTATGAAAAATCGACCAGGATGGCTTAGAGTTGGTGTTCATTTTACACAAACAAAAGATGAGATAAAAGCTTTGGTTGATGAGATTAAAAAGTTTTTAAAATAG
- a CDS encoding SCO family protein, with protein MKFLFKILAIFLVSVILIVILKPYVDDYKERKNYDFILDTHDGKISKDDFKGKVVALYFGYTFCPDVCPTSLSSLAFALNKFDSSQIEDFVGIFVSVDPQRDSLENIKNYAKYFHKNFIGATSNKEYIDDLTKRYGSYYEKVVLEGSAMDYSVAHTSYIYIFDKDGKFVSKIDHFSNPTKIEEILKTIL; from the coding sequence ATGAAATTTTTATTTAAGATTTTAGCTATTTTTTTGGTATCTGTTATTTTAATAGTTATTTTAAAACCTTATGTAGATGATTATAAAGAGAGAAAAAACTACGATTTTATTTTAGATACTCACGATGGCAAAATATCTAAAGATGATTTTAAAGGGAAAGTTGTAGCTTTATATTTTGGATATACATTTTGTCCTGATGTTTGCCCTACATCTTTAAGCTCTTTGGCATTTGCTTTAAATAAATTTGATAGTTCACAAATCGAAGATTTTGTTGGAATTTTTGTAAGTGTTGATCCACAAAGAGATAGTTTAGAAAATATAAAAAACTATGCAAAATATTTTCACAAAAATTTTATTGGAGCAACTTCAAATAAAGAGTATATAGATGATCTTACAAAAAGATATGGTTCATATTATGAAAAAGTTGTTTTAGAGGGTTCTGCTATGGATTACTCTGTTGCTCACACTTCATATATCTATATTTTTGATAAAGATGGAAAATTTGTATCAAAAATTGATCACTTCTCAAATCCAACAAAAATAGAGGAGATTTTAAAAACTATCCTATAA
- a CDS encoding copper chaperone PCu(A)C: MKKILLLISLATTFLTASTIEVKDAYARATPPNMKNSAAFMVLENRSNKDVAIVKATSNVANVVELHTHDMKNGVMTMYEIPQIDIKAKSTTVLKPGGLHIMLIGLHNSLNVGDKVEIELEFNNGSKQKVVTDVKSVMSGMKHH; the protein is encoded by the coding sequence ATGAAAAAAATTCTACTTCTAATCTCACTAGCAACAACATTTCTAACGGCTTCAACTATTGAAGTAAAAGATGCTTATGCAAGAGCTACTCCACCAAATATGAAAAATAGTGCCGCTTTTATGGTTTTGGAAAATAGATCAAACAAAGATGTGGCAATTGTAAAAGCTACTTCAAATGTAGCAAATGTTGTTGAACTTCATACTCATGATATGAAAAATGGTGTTATGACTATGTATGAGATTCCTCAAATTGATATAAAAGCAAAAAGTACAACTGTTTTAAAACCAGGTGGTTTACACATTATGTTAATAGGACTTCATAACTCTTTAAATGTTGGAGATAAAGTTGAGATTGAATTAGAGTTTAACAATGGTTCAAAACAAAAAGTTGTTACAGATGTTAAATCTGTAATGAGTGGAATGAAACACCACTAA